CCATGGGTATGCACAAGTAATATAGACCAAAAGCTGGCCATACACACACACCCGATTTTTCTTAAGCATTAATCTCTACTCAATTCTTAATTCAAAAGATTATTAAACCACTAGATTATTGTGTTGTGGACGGTGACTGCATTATAAGCGTCATGTCACACACAGCTAATTAATTATCGTTTCATCAACAATTAGATCGTCACTGTTATGTACTCCTCAATCCTCATGGTGGTAGCatgcatcccagggaagaacTTACGCTATGAGTcccgaatttaaaaaaaaaccttaatctacaTGGtcgaaatagcttgcattctggagaaGGATATAGACTACCTACTTctactactacctacctactaaatcaaAAAGTTATTGTTTATTAGTTATATAGTATATGGGATAATCCACATGGACAAATATTTAATGAGAGACTTGTAAATAATATGGTTTGTAACTAACTACCAGGTTTGAGATTGACATAATGACAAGGCACAAAAGTTCTGAAGGTGGGTGAAACTTGAATTCACTGATTGGCGATTGTTACTAGTTCCAACAATCGAATGGTTTGATACTACTAATAATAACAATCGAATGTAGAAACATTCGACCGCTAGTTCGCAAATTCGAATGAAACCGCTAGTTTTTCTATATATTGAGCTATTTTTTCTCAGAACAtagattaattttaaattagatGAGGTTATATACGAATACAAAATAGTAAGTCCCTAAGTTCGATGGTtgaatgataaaatttgccacacaaaattgggtattttttcTTAGTAGATAGAGTTTACTTTTAGATGAGGTTATGTATATTCGAATTTGTAAACTAGTAGTAATCAAATTCGAATCGGAGTGAATGAGACGGCGCAATACattcttatatatttttcttttttcttcaaattcgAATGGTTTGGTAGGTTATTCGAATAATTTGAATGACTTCTACAATCGAGTTATTCGAATAATGTCATTCACAATCGCCCATCAGTTCTTGAATTTAGCATTGCAGTATTCAGATATTACCTATGtgaattttgaattaaaattaatctttaaaaaatgttttcttctatattttATACACAAATATGATAGTTAATTAATATTAGTTATTGTTATTAAATGTGCATATGGAACCTTGACAAATGAATATAAATCTccagtgataataataattaataacatcaTCCATGTACTCACTCAGCACCAAAGGATAATATTTACAAGATAAGTGAGGTATAAATAGTTTTACACCAACATTTTAACTCATAAGAATCTGagtctgagatctatagagtgtacTTTGATTTTTACAcagaaatattatgtttttcacATTTaaactctatcttaagtctgagcaaaatttAAGTGCGCTGTTAGCTTTTGTTTGACTTTATTATGTTACAATTTAAATCTATTGATAGTAATTTTTGACTAAGAGAACATCAAATCAAAAGGATATTCCAGGTAAAAAGAAAGCTTACCTTGGAAAAGCCACAGAACCTTCCTCAATGGCACTCAATTTGATATCCTTACAAGTCAAGTCTTtgagatattcaaaaaattctgGTTCGATATTGGCAGGCAACGTTTGAACTAAATATGCAATATCTGAAAAAGTTCTGTTTAAGAAAAAGTTTCTTATaaacaatattaagtataaattgtataaaatgctTTTACATACCACTGTCAGAATAGTGAAAATTTTCCAAAAACTTGAGACATTCTTCAAGTCCAGCGAAAATAGTGAACTCTCCTTGGAATGGATTTGTTcggaaaaataaatcaaagacaGCTGTATCAGCGACTTTCCCCGATTTCCAATATGCATATGCCATAGTTATTTGATATAAATCTGTAAAATGGTAATTATTAGAAAAATCATCTTAGTTAAGTTTCTATGCACTTAcctgcttaaaataaaaaaactttgtaAGTACATAAACGTCTCTAATACTTTACACTAATAACTAATAATGATGTacttagtattataataattatacagaaTCGGCAGAAtataaaattgacacttttaAATTTCGCTCCAAAACATTTtaacctaaataataattattgttcgtACATCGTACGTATGACTTACCTGTTAGCAAAGGTTGGACAATACCGTTCTGCCGAGCCATTTCTTTATTGTTTATCAGATGATCACAGGACATTTCAGAACGAAATTGGCAACGCACCGAGGTGGTAACTAACGTGGGTAATGTACGATAACTGACGAGCGACTAATGGTAATGAGAGATATAATTTCATCGTGATCAAGCAACCTCGTATTATCAGCGCGCCAAACACTGTTGGCGGAATTTTACTTACGCATGCGCATTTAATTTTCTATTGACTGTTCAACCTTGAGGTCATTAAAAAGGTCAATGGACGAATTCAATTATATCAATTATAATATGATCTATGAATTCAATCATCAATGTTTTGGTTTTGATGATATGACAACTGACATTTAACGTGACAGTTTTTGGtgttcagtggccctaccgcggttgtttgacagctacaatgtcacgatcgcaatcatctctgattggttaacgctcgctcactattggccacaatgcattgttgcaacaagaatcgcacaaattcagccaatcagaacaattgagattgtaataatgattgatgacaATCGCTCAGCCGTTCCAAAGTAAAATAGGAATAGGTACTCAGAAAGGAACCAATGATTTAACATGTCTAAtaggtattcttttttttaaataaaaaaaaaccattggTTGTAccatatattacaatattaccaatACCACAGGTAACATTGTAAACATTTCAAACaatgaattattataaaatcattaaaagATTCAAAAACAGTTTTGAAAAAACTACCTACCTTTTAAGAAAATGTTATAATTTACCGCCAAGCTTTTAGCATCTAGCCTCGCTACAGAACCCTACCAGCGTGTTCTGGTAGTTGGTACGCACTTGCCCAGTTTTTTTTACTCGTTCTAGTCTATGGTTTTGCGGCATGCACAGATGATGCACAGTCAGTGGCACAGCCGGATTAATGGTCTGCGATCGTAgaaagagtaataaaggtagattgaagtactgtgtaaccgcgtatgagatagcgatagcacgacgtaacgatgaataacacgcaATTTATTAgtccattgtttagtagtcaatatttgtattaaccgatcaacaatatttgtatcaaacgttttttatgtgaaaacaagtaaataactaatgagaaatacaattacgccacgaattctaaACGTTTGTTTTGCaaaaagttgcattccttgtatgaattcttcaaaaaaaccagttacacgataagggacaaaaaataggttagctgcgtccctgtttatcacattagtaactttatctgtgctctctttttagtgtgaatgagaaagcaaacgttcctgtatctacctttattactctttcTACGTCTGTGATGAATTACCTACTGatgccgtagatagagtaataaagatagATGCACGAACGTATGCTTTCTCATTcccactaaaaagagagcacagataaagttactaatgtaataaacagagacgcagctaacctatttttgttcCTTATCGtataactggtttttttcaagaatacatacaagaagttgcaaaaaaactttgagaattcgaggcgtaattgtatttcgtatttctcatgagttatttacttcttttcacataaaaaaaaagattccaacgaattgagaacctcctccttttttgaagtcggttaaaaaacgtttaatacaaatattgttgatcggttaatacaaatattgactacgaAACAgttggtaataattgtcgtgttattcatcgttacgccGTGCAATCgttatctcatacgcggttacacagtacttaaatctacctattattctatctacgactGATGCTGTTTTTTTCTAActgattttacggctctgggttctagccttaCTGATGCTGTAGAGCCCTGTAATATagtaccgtaaaacggggtgaataggaaccggggtgtgaatagggacaaaactgggaatgagatttgaacgtaaaaataatacccaaatcagcttagaattttggtagcattgtttttccctatagtagaatatttaatcttttatttggcaatactgaaccagagacaaattggcattaaaataacgaaagcgtaattgcaaaaacgttgttcaaaacacgctaagccgtaggtctcaaaactttgtttactttgacgcagtacgagaataaaacagtacaaaaactattagaaatcattaaacatttatctaagaggcgtcacaaaagcagatttgtctaaatgttacatatttttctgtaaaaaagaaaaaattggaaaccaagtggttttggctttgccatggggattataggtacgggaaaggggtggataggaacgctatacttactgaattggaacgaatcaaggttaaataggaacagtaaggtttatatagggacagggctgtcactttaaatatttaattaaattgttcaaaaaaatttttctttcttgtgtagtcgactagtaaaatttagttaaatggcattttactgtttaatattgataaataaataaataaataaaaatattttttattcaattaaacttttacaagtataggtagtactacactacttgtaacagtttaattaaataaaaaatatttttatttatttatttttgaatcgtcaaaccactgattcggaatgccagcaaccagcaagaaactcggcggttgcttttttttaaagatttgatacctactatgccatgtataataacatatagcctatgttacttctgaataaaatagctatagaatatggtgaaagaattctcaaaatcagtccagtaatttcagagtttatcgattacaaacaaacaagtcttcactttcctaatctaaatatataaaaggaaaaggtgactgactgactgatctatcaacgtacagctcaaactactggacagatcgggctgaaatttggtatgaagataactattaagacataggcatccgctaagaaaggatttttgaaaactcaacccctaaggggttgaaataggggtttgaaatttgtgtcgcacgaagtcgcgagcataagctagttttgtaatattagaggatagacgaacttgtgtttgacaaccctaaccttttttccctattcacccctttgccattccgttacaccccggatcaagtataaatagggacagcatatattttgattaaaatataccagtaatttatcattattttatattttttggatgtttccttagaattcttacaaccggagatgcttacaaacagttaaagcatcataatttgtaccaaaacatccgtaaatttcaatgcgaagttagatttcgtacctattcaccccgttttacggtacctagataatttatttggatgaatgattaccgtGCCCGGTGCacagagtacctactttttacattaTGGCCCGGTGCCACAGTGCTATAAACACAGTGGAGTACATTGACTATAGGGGATAAAGTTGGTTAACCAATAATGTTTTCAGTGGTTTGGTCATTTGGATTTTGGTGCCCGTAACTGGAAACGAAACAGTCGCATTGTCGTTTTCATAATATTAGGGCCTAGGCCCCTAGAGAGCATTGGAGTGGAGCTAAATCAAAATTACCGTATTATAATTAgtacacagagtactttgtaatattgAATTAGTATTAGCTGCACTTTGCACTGGTGACGGCAGTTTATCTTTTCTTAATTTCTTATGAGACAACGTTACAGTACTGCCTATTTGATtcttgaataataaataaaatggtatACCTATCCTACAAATACTCGCtactgagtaggtaggtatatcaattattattattattgggtaACATGTAACCTGAGTCTACTGTATTTTATACTAAAAggccaaaaaaataaaaatactttataccATTATTGTAGCTGTAAACAATCTGGTTTATTAATGAACAAGCTTAAAAAACAATACATACCAATAAGTTATCTAgtatctttattaaaaaactaggtgatgcccgcgacttcgtccgcgtgagtttcgatttttaaaattcccgtgagaactctttattttccgggataaaaagtagcctatgtccttccccgggatgcaagctatctctgtatgaaatttcgtcaaaatttaaacagatgggccgtgaaaagctagcagacagacacactttcgcatttataatattagtatggattagcaaagaaattaggtacataatctCTATTCGCATTTTGCTTATTTCTTGCTCTGCTTTTATATCACAGaaaaaatagatacaataaaaaacaacaaataataattaactatgtcatctggtgacagaagggctggctcattttttgcgcaacggatcagcctggctgtccagcgcggaaatgcagccagtattcttggcaccattccacacggtcatgatttatatagtaattagataaggctagctttaagttttattgtaatattaaaaaaaaaaaaactaaaaaaattaactatgGCCACATTATATTATTGACCTTATTGCAAATAACCCCACTTAGTATACAGAATCATTGGTAgaaaatggggccgattctcttgtacacaatttctaaactaaactaaattaacaggtctaaatctagtgctatccttttccgcaagcaacattatgaaagggatagcaatagatttagacgtgtcattttagttaagaAATCGTGTACTCATTATGTAACTAAATTACTATAATTATAGCAAAAAGCAGAGCtttcatattttgtaaaagttagttttttatattaaaatttagatCTTAAGATTTCTCCACAATGCTACTTGAGTAATGCATTCCGAGATATCAAAGCAAGTGGACGATCCTTCCCTGGGTGGGTTTTGTCATGGTGAATCAAAAGACCTCGTCTGGTTACAAATTTTTCACTGCAGAATGAACAATGAAATGGTTTCTCACCCGTGTGTTGGTACATGTGatactgaaaaaatatataaaatactttatttaaaatattaataattagcatttcacattttaatttgtagtttatcttgcaaaatgtcgaaaaaatacgactgtagtacggaaccctcattgcgcgagcctgactcgcacttggccggttttttattttaattacggcTTGTTAGTATTAGCAATAACTGAGTATTTACTTTTTAACTTACAGTAAAATTATCCCGTTTCAAGAAGCTGTGCTCACACAACGTGCACTGGTATTTGGAGGGTGCTTTCACAGCTGGATAGACAGGTTTAGGTGCGATAGGGCGAAATTGCATAGACTGGCTTTCCCTCGTGAGGGCAATTAGCTTTCTATTTTTTCCATCAGCACGTCTTCCTGGATGCATGCGACTTTTGTGTGAGTAGCAATTGCCAGAACTTGCAAATCGTTTGTCGCAGAACGGACATTTGTATGGTTTCTCTCCAGTATGCTGGTTAATGTGGAACTGTAATGCCAGAACACTTTAATTagcacaagtttttttttttaaatttagactagcgcttggctgcaatcagacctggttgtaagtgatgatgcagcctaaaatggaacacacttgcctagaagatgcctattcactcttgacttgaaggtactaggtatattataattggaggggaaaactattgctggaagggtgttccaaatcttagcggttcgaatccaCACGAGTGAAGCCAAGTAAGATTAGCTAGTTACCTTTAAATCTTGGTTTCGCTTAAAGCATTTCTTGCAATATTGACATTTGTAAGGCCTTTCGTTACTATGAGTTACACTGTGAGTCTTCAAATTGCTACTAGTGTTGTAGGAGCGTCCACACACTTTGCATGTGTATGATTTTCCAGTGGTCGAGTTATGTGCTTCCATATGTGCTGCTAAATTTGACAGTGTTCTAAACCTACAAAGTACAAgaatgtatagtacgcggccgagagtaatgtacatcgcctttagaatgacattttggctttgtacagtgttgtctctgtcacttatacctatatgacgttttgtcggtctctccttctaaaggtcgatgtacataactttcggacgcgtactgtacttataaAGCTATACAAGATAATACTTAAAGCTTCAACctaaaataatagttttatGAAACTTTTGTTTAACAGGGGTAAGCCACACTGCCCCACAGGCGAAGATTTTAATAGTATCAAATAaagtgttttaaaataatagctggccttctattcggggcTCAGGGGTCCTGGGCATACAgatctaacttttcagagttatgtagattactagatgatgcacgcgacttcgtttgcgtagatttaggtttttaaagtcccatgggaattttccaggataaaaagtagcctatgtccttccccgggatgcaagctatcctatctgtaccaaatttcgtcaaaatcggttgaacttatgggccgtgaaaggctagcagacagacagacagacacactttcgcatttataatattagtatgggtaaacaactaaaatatcacttgctttaacaatgaaggaaaacatcatgaggaaacctgcatgcctgagagttctccataattattaatttctcaAAGCTATGTGGATGGTCAATCCAAACTTGGCCCTTTGAATTCTGAGAGGGAACCCattgctcagtagtggaccaataataattattgatgttgagtgttttaatacccaGTTATCTGTTCATacactatttttattaatattagttcTTAAAATCCAATTATAATCATTTGGATCCAAGTCCCTAATTTACATCAAAAAAATCACAAGTAAAATAGTATAAAACCCCAGCAGTTCAACATGCATAATATGCGAATTTCTATCTCAAGAAAATTTGGATTGAACCCTCCTTTACAGCAGAATTGCAGCCATACATCAGCTGccttagattagattagaatagaatacattTTTACTCAAATACTTTGTACAAGTGGGTTTGaagaataatttaccactggttcggaatgctgttcctGCCGAgaggaaccagcaagaaacttggcggcTGCTCTTTATGCCACATTGAATAAGCAATTTTTAAGCTTACAACATTAAGAAATAGGCTAGGAgcaacaagtttaaaaaatgtaaaactaatattatttaaaagtatatttttttttccaaataaaaaggTAActcagaataataaaataaagtctttgaATGACTTTTTAACAAGCCTATAACtactgtaaaatattatttaaattttttaattaaaggaATGACTAATTGACACTAAAATACAGTCTGTCGAGTCTTAAAAGTTGAAATTTAACATGTAGGTCCTCTCAGTAACATAGAcaccactaagaaaagattttaagAAAATCCACCCCAGAAAAGCTTTTCTCCGGGCATTCAGTTAGTTCACAAAACAACTACTATTTACTAACCTTCTTCCACATAACAGACACATTCCAGATGTATTATGCTTCTTTAAATGCACCAGCAATTCGTGTTTGAAATCAAACTGCTCCCTACAAAAACCACATTTAAATGGTCTTGTTTCTGTTTCATGTTTATGGACCCAACAATGATTTTTCACAGCTAACTCTGTATGGAAAGCTCGACCACATGTTTTGCATGAATAAGGTTTTACATCCTCATTCTTTAAGTTTGGGTCATCTGTTTTATCTGCCCTTTTGATCAGTTTTATAGTTACATCTTCCCCGTCAACACTGTGTAGATGAGTTACATCTTGCTCCTCAATCTCACTATTTTCCTCTAAGTTTGGAGATAGACCATCTTCCGAGTTTTGCAGAACCATCATCGGATCAACGCTTATTTCCATAGTTGCAAATTTAATATCATCATCGCTATCTGGCTCCTCCTTCATTACTGTCTTCAGAGTTTTATTTGGCTTATTTTTTTCCAGAGTAAGACTTTGTTGTTGCAGTATTTCTTGTGCTTTAATCGCTTTATCAATAAAATCGCATACTGTTTGCAATTTAGAACAGCATTTGATGCAAATATTTTTTGGTAATTTGTCATCTTCATCAACCTACAAAAAGTTTAATACAAGTTAtagaacaataaaatataattatacacTTTTCTTACTAGTTCATGTTTACCTCTATCAATAAGTATTtattcaactttttttttaaaagcatAGCTTCAGCCTCCTCACTGAATAGCATTATTGTAACTTCCTGTTCTTCTGCGCAAAGTCGGCAACATCTTTCGAAACTGCTTACAGTTATAGACAtagtcaaataataattagaactAGCAGTGGGAAACGCACTTTAGATATTAATATATCCCACTCAAGTAAGCTAGATGTAGGTGCATTTTGTGTAGTGATTTTTTCGTAACTATCTGGGCACATATAGCGCATGCGCATTTTAATGTAGCGATCATGAGTCTTGTATAgtgaaatattgatatttgatgGTATGGTACTGATGGTCCAGTGCGCAAACTCAAACATTATACAAAACAACATAAACACAACTGAACACAATGGTACTAAAATTAGCGCTACGCTTTACATGCAcagcatagattaatatgtatacctatgcacagattaatagggatactaccagtgtttccatatgtaaatcgagaattaccgtgttgaagggttaaaattacggtgtttctagattaaattacggtggattagctaaaagaataccgtgtaaattaccgtgtcatttttaaaagaaaaaagtcacgaatttgctttttaatcaattattaatattattctgaatccgactctcctagcatagcaatatctttttcataaacggatttattcatattaatattttgttaaatctcattaattttacatttcactccttcctaattgcttgaataaggacgaaagtagattgctgagatttgatgcttaaaccgagagcaagagaaatgttgttattacgaaataatatgctaaggtgactgagattcgtactcgtattacgcactatattatgaatttttaacgtgatttttgtattacggtgacacggtcaaggtaatggctatattaccttgaccgtagattaggactgaattacggtgcatctacggtaattaccgtgtacatggaaacactggatACTACGGTGATACTACAACGTTTGTACGTATGCTTATAGTATAGGTATGCTTTACATGCGTACACATAAAATACGTATGattcatagagtaaagtaaacaGCGTTGCCAATCTGTGGGGAATTCCCCAAACTGCGGGGATTTTCAGTCCCATTGGGTAATTTGTGGGGAAAGCGTTTATGTGGGGAATTTAGACATTTTTACTAGAACTAAACTTAGAAGTAATAATAGTAGTTTAACTTTTATCCTGGCAAGCGTTGTAAATTGCACGAACGGCCACAAGCCCTTGCGCAGGCGCGCGGCCGCGTCTGTCCAACACAGATGGCCTTCTATCTTTCAAGTACTCGTTTGGTCCTACTCTAACTTCATGTTTTGATTATGAGAAAGACTGAGATGCAAACCAAACAGGTCTTTACTGAACTAAGTAGATAAATTTCGTAGACAACGAATGCTCTTGAATTATCGAAATTATTAGTTTCGAGTTTTGTGTCCCAGATCGGATATCTTGTCGGAAGTGTGTCGGAATATGTGTTTTTTTACATGTTTTATGGTAAATGGATGTAAATGTAGCTTATTTATACCACTTGCgctaataatgtagctttctatggttgcaagaatttttaaaatcagttgagtagttttgagtttatcctacttttttcttatatttgttaattttcgatggaagtttGATTTCTTctgacattttgttcaaatatcgtcatatttcaacaaattaacacaaaccaatatttaactatacctataaaccttcctcttgaatcactctattttttgttgtaaaccgcattaaaaa
This genomic stretch from Maniola hyperantus chromosome 2, iAphHyp1.2, whole genome shotgun sequence harbors:
- the LOC117994005 gene encoding zinc finger protein 25-like; this encodes MSITVSSFERCCRLCAEEQEVTIMLFSEEAEAMLLKKKLNKYLLIEVDEDDKLPKNICIKCCSKLQTVCDFIDKAIKAQEILQQQSLTLEKNKPNKTLKTVMKEEPDSDDDIKFATMEISVDPMMVLQNSEDGLSPNLEENSEIEEQDVTHLHSVDGEDVTIKLIKRADKTDDPNLKNEDVKPYSCKTCGRAFHTELAVKNHCWVHKHETETRPFKCGFCREQFDFKHELLVHLKKHNTSGMCLLCGRRFRTLSNLAAHMEAHNSTTGKSYTCKVCGRSYNTSSNLKTHSVTHSNERPYKCQYCKKCFKRNQDLKFHINQHTGEKPYKCPFCDKRFASSGNCYSHKSRMHPGRRADGKNRKLIALTRESQSMQFRPIAPKPVYPAVKAPSKYQCTLCEHSFLKRDNFTYHMYQHTGEKPFHCSFCSEKFVTRRGLLIHHDKTHPGKDRPLALISRNALLK